In Lactuca sativa cultivar Salinas chromosome 5, Lsat_Salinas_v11, whole genome shotgun sequence, the DNA window aaaatgaaaTTTCAGGTTTTTGATATACTCACCAAAAGTAAAGTCAGTCTCGCAGTGCTCAGGCCATTTGTAGTGACCCAAAATCTACAATAACACATAATAAAGATTATGTATGTTCGTTTTTGTTCATATCATCTGCTTCtgtaaaagggtattttggtcatttaccTCATGAAGTCGCCACAGACCAGAACACCTCTGAATTGATGCAACAAGAGAGCATATTGCAGAAGCAAGAGCTGGTGATTCTATATTTGATATATTTAGAAACTTAGGACCCTGCACAATGAACCAAACATCAAAACTATAGAATCATATTAATAGTATATGTTGTTGTGCAGTTGATTGATAAAAGTAAAAACAAACATACCTGATACACATATAGAATCAAGTGTACTTTATTATTGCTCCCTTCCAAAGCACATGCAAGCACTTGTTTTGGATAAACATATGCAGAAAAGGCAAACCAGCCCGCATCCGATAACGGAGCAACCCATTTTGCAACATCTCTAGGTAAAAACCCGATTTGAATACAACCTAGAACAACAAGTCAAATAAAGTTTATTACAAACTGAATGATAACTATAAATACAGACATGGAGAGACACAACAAAACCTACCTCCCTTATCCGACTCAGATACAGCAACACTTACAGCATTTGAATCAGCTGCTATATTCACGTTTCTCCTTAAAACCACTTCCACCATACCATATGCGCTGACATGGCGCTTTTGAAGGGCACTAGCCAACTTTTTTAGCAATGTTCCATTTGAATCTGCTGATGTTCGATAAAGGTGGCTAATACCAACAACCGAAGCTTCAACAGAACCAAGTAACATGCATCTTAGAGTTCTTGGCATACAACAATCACCCtgaaataaatatatacaaacttaATAAGAGAATGCCAGTTGCCACAGCTCTGTTAATACAAATACATGTAATAACCACTTACAGTTAAATAATGAAGAGATTCAGATATGTATGGATGCTTTGGGGAATAAATCCCAGGTACAGATGCAACCAAATGTCCAGCAGCATTGCTGAAATCAAACTTACCTAATTCCAATATCCAATGGGATTGATCAGGAGCACCAATTAACAAAGTTGCCATGAATCCAGCAAGTTGAGCAGCAAAATCGGATTTTGAATCTTGATTCACTTCTTCAGAAGATGATTGACAAAAGAGAGATTTATAATCAAGCACATTCCCACGAGGGAAATCTTGAAACCAAACAGTATTTGTCACTCGTAGCCACTACAtcataaagaaaatagaaaactCTGTTCCATGAAAATCATAATGAGGGTAATTATGTAATTTCTGTAAGAAAGTCACCTGTTTGGCCACAAGATTGGCGGAAGTGATGATTACACGCATACTATCATCTCTTTGTAGAACAAATAATTTAGGATGATGACAAGCGATGCCGAATTTCTTTCGGTCTGTACTGAAGGATATAACCTCAGGAAATTGAGGGTATCTGATATCAGAAAAGAACTATATTACATAATAGTTGGTCAACAATCATGGTCAAGAAGTCATTGACTTACATAACAACTAAGTTTGGAAAATCGGAGTAAGGTTTGAGGGTTCTTTTGTCAGGGCTTGAACTCCAACACCTCCCGGAATTATGGCATGCAATTGAAATTGGCAACTGGGCAGGAATCTCACAGTAAGATAAAAACCTACAAAGATAAAATGAGAAAGTGTATACATTCAAAAATATAACAAGAGTTTCAAGAACTTTAGGACTTACCATGATAAATCACTTGTGAATGTTGCAATGAAAACACGTTCAAGGGTTTCAACAGGATGAAGAAGCTCTGGTAATGTGACATTAACCTCACTTAATTGATCGTCACCCATGAAATGAAGGCGGTTTAAGTAGAATTTATTCCCTGGCGGAGGAGCACAAACACCTTTCTTCTTCTGCTCAGATTGAATAATATTCTCTTCACAAGTATAGATGTCACTAGGTTTATTGTTAGAAATGCATTCCCCTAAAGGGAATCTGGCATTTACTGGTTGTTGTAAATGCCCACCATTAACAATACAATGTTGTAGCTCAACATTCATCTCTGAAGCTATAAAGCTGTTTCTACAGGATGTATCTAGATTCGAATGTTCGACTTTAGACAAACAAGTTGTCTTATTATCAGTAGTGTTTAAGCCCTCACAAGAATAGACCCCATGTGCAACACAAGAAGGATGTGATAAAAAGTTAGCCGGAGTAATGCATGAATTTCTTTTAACTCTATTTCTACTAACGTGTTTAGCCCTTAACTTGAAAGGGTTGGGGAAACATTCTCTAATATACAACAGAGGATCATCACTAGAGAGTATCTCTCTACACTTACTCGAAAGAAGACCCGCATTAGCGAGTTTACTATCAACTGATTTGCCGATAAAAATCTCAGGAAACAAATCGTTCCTGGAGTTGGATGAATTTCCATGGATAACTTCCTCCATGAAAATAATTCTTTCAACCGAGAACCCAATACGGATACTGTTACAAACACCTTCATTTGCACAAATAAATGAAACCACACTGCCGGCGCTGACTTCTTTAATTTCTCCATTTCCAACTCTAGCACCGTCGACGAAAACCCCATTTAGAGAAACCCTAACTTTAGAAAACTCTTCGGAGCTTAAAAACGAAACTCCATCTACGACGAATACTTTCTTATTGTATGCATCAAAGTAAATTTGACAGTGTTGCTTACTTACTTGCCGGTGATCCAAAGAAAAATCACAGAGGCGACGATCCCTGCCGATCGTGTAAAGTAGGGTCGGCTGGAGATGAATTAAATCAACTGATAAACCTGTAGTTTTCGATACTAGCGGTATACCAAAGGTGTTTATGTGTAAAGATGCTGAACTGGAGATGGTGGGTTTGGGTTTATTGACAACGGAAAGCAGCGAATTGGATAAATGGAGATCCGAACGAAGTCTTTTGCTGTTGTTCTCAAGAAAATGATCTGAATTTCTCATAATACTCCCATAGTAGAATCAAAAACCTGGTTTAAAGACTGAATAAACGTGTatcaatatttcaaaattatagaACAAATCACCTATTAGGATAGAGAAAACTTAGAGAGGAAAGATAATGGAATAAATTGTGAAGCTGTATTATTTAACGTGTAAACCGCCAATTTTTCAACCCTTCGAATGGCTTTTCCCTCCGATTTCATCATCACTCCTCACTTGTCACGTTAGAATTTAGATGGTTAGAATTGGGCCAAAGTAAATGGGCTTAGAATTTATAGTGGGCTTAGAGTTATGCCGAAGTAGATGGTCTTAGAATTTATAGCGGGCTTAAAAGTCGGCCGAAATTAGACGTGACCAAAAAAACCGGTTTACAAACCGAACCGGTCAATGAACCGGAAACCGGTTTACCTCCGAACCGGTTCAGGCATGAACCGATCCCCCGAAGAACCGAACCTCCGGACCGAACCAGTTCGCCATTTTGTCCGTGTGATCCGGTTTCAAACCGGTTTAATAAGAACCGGTTTTTTGATCCGGTTTTGGACCGGTTTTGCATATTACCGTTTTTTTTGTCTTATTCTAACGGCTATATAGCCGTTAGATACTcgttttttggtcccttttggcaATATTCCCCATATGGACGTGTATGTGTATAAGTATATGTAAGGCTTATAAGCCTTTGCCTTCCCAATCACCCAAACCACCTACTGTGAAACCAAAAAAATTTATGGTTTAAGACAATTTAGAGCTTTATactctaaacaaaaaaaaaactcattcctATTTTACACTTATtagcccaaaaaaaaaaaaaaaatagaaaaccttATTTGCGTCGAACCGGTTTTTTGAACCGTTTTTCTGAACCGGTTTACATAAGTTCGGATATTTTTGGGGGTGAACCGGTTTGGGTGTGAACCGGTTTAGACTACTTGGACTTGAACCGAACCGGTTTTTTGAACCGGTCCGGTTCATAAAAAAAAAACGGTTTTTGCATGCCTAGCCGAAATAGACTTTTTGACATTTCTATTAAAAAATAAAGTACATCAACTTTGAAAAAAAGATCaatttctattaaaaaaaataagaaaaaaagatCGATACTTAGACCAACTGACATTTTAGTTTTTGAATGAATACGAGGAAAGCATGCATGTGTGAATCATAAGGGTTTCTTCTCTTGTGTGTTTGAAGAGTGAGGTTTTCACTATGGGGCAGTCTACTTAAAAGTTGTCTCCTGTAAAATGGCAAAATATAAGAAAGCGCACATGAAAAATCAACAAATGCTTATACCTTTCGTGTTTGATACTTTTGGTCTCCTTGTGTTGTATGTTGTGGAGTTCCCTAATAGAGTCTAACCGGTCACGCTTAGTAATCTTATGACCCTAAGATCTATAGATGTGGTTCTTAGAAGAAATTAATTTTGTTATCCAAAAATGGTTAGTTGCAGCTTGATGCTCATTTACTCGCCATAGCTATGTAAAACATTTATTTTCTTTAAACCTGTTTATATGAAATATATAATGCGttcagataaaaaaaaatatacttaTAACATAATCACtaaaaaagttatatataattacgGATAGACAAGAACCGAACCACAACTAAAATAATCGGAATAACCGCACAAACCCAAACGAAACGAAAACCAACggtattgttttaaatttttcaaaaaacaaagatTTTGGATTGTTACATTTTGtaattttataaaaactaaaaataatcaAACCGCAAATAATAAACGAACTGCAccatttaaataattatataatatttattattatttttatttatataatatttattattttttatttatatcgcCGTTCTTTTTATTAAGAACCTGATATGCCTTGGATGGGACCCATAGATCATAATCTTCATGTctacttttcttttctttttgcaccCACACACTTATTTGAAACCACTACCCCAGTTACGAATGACTTATCTTAGATGAAAAAAATAACTTTACCCATCACCTTCAACTTCATTAACTTCATTAATTTCCTGCACTAGTCTATACTTAATGAAAGATGGTAACAAATGTTGTAGCAATTCTTTGTGTATGtcttaatttattagtttgttAGTATTGTAAGTTATTGTCtcaattttttaaaatgaaaaaaggtCCAAATTGTCCAAacaaaacttgtaaaatccggggaaaatgacttattaatGTAACTAACTGTTTCGATTGTCCATATATAGGTAATGTTCTTTTTTTGTACTCATTAATGAAACCAACTTGTTTTATATGTTCATATTTAGGTAATATGACTGACTATCAactgtttttgcttatgtggcatccAGCTGACATATGACTTGAATATGTTGCACCTACGTGGCATTGTGCATATATTCTCGTCGTTTACAGTATAAGAAGTGTGTCATACAATTACACCCCTGATTTTGACCCCTAGATCGACGAtgacttcttcttcctcatcttatTCTACAAAACGACAAGATGAATTTCAAACGGATCATCCATGTGATTGAGACTTACCATCTCATGTGAAGACTTTAAGAACCCTTGATAACTCTGGAAGAAAATTTAGAGTTTGTTAAAACTCGATGGTAAATCAATATTGTTGAATACATTGTaactttcttcttcatcatcttgttgaataccttcttcttcatcttgcaacattttttaaatttttcttCAAGAATGGAAAAAGCCCAAGCTGTAAATTTTGGCAATGGCTGGATGAGGATAATGGGAGGACAGATGGGTCCCATCCAAGGCATATCAGGTTCTTAAAGTTGCAATAGATTTTCAAAAGTTACACATATGACTAGAAACAAGTCCAAAAGTTACACATATGACTAAACACAAGATTCCCAGTCAAAGAtgccaaaaaaaataataaagtgCCAAATTCTATTCCAATTTAAACAGATTTTCACCACTGCTCCCCTGTTTCCCCTCCTACTTCTTTCTTATTTGTATTTTTACGATTCTTTCTCAAGGTTTCCTTCTTCTCTTTCCCTGTATAACTTGAAATGCTGGTACTTCTTGCATAAGCTCCTCTTCTACTGGATCTTGAACTgcaatgtaacgtcccaaaattcaagtccaaaaatttcatcttTAATTAAATTGttcataaaacattcactagAAAATATTGATTTAACACGTCATCTCATAAAATCGAGTATCATGTTTCAAACCCacaacataagcaaataacatatcaaagtacaatcccagaaaacaccgtgcggaaaatcaaatgtgtgtgtgatgccatgctacgccgtcggctccttccccttagatgaagaggtacctgaaaccaaagactgaaaccgtaagcacaaagtttagtgagttcccccatcataccacatatcatacaataccatcggtatctttcaaccggtaatcgtcatcgatatctttcaaccagtaactggagactattccaccccctactactagcatacaatagcaagatataagcacacagtcaggcatatccgggtactgacctaccccttggtcctaaggaccactatcagggaaactatccctatcaagtaacatatcatacagatataactcataaccaaacgcataccagaccaagataaattatcacaaagacaattatcttctagatactcctcattggtgggtcggcattgcagccttagacccacccctactggaaggtaactcgcctcatacaagtagctgctgataatcagtGCGGGAAACCTCcgtccgctgctgctccggaaatacTCCGGCTACAAATCCCACAAACACTCAGTTAGAAACCGATCTCTAtactaaaatgaccattttaccctcaaccaagtcaagtcaaagtcaacttccagttgacccgactcaccgagtggggtcatcaactcgccgagtccctcgctCTATACTCGTCcccatccgcgaccctactcgtcgagttgggccgacaACTCGACGACTTCTTCTCCCATTCAAAAGCCACaaggaaactcatccgactcgccgagtttgaagaacaactcgccgagtcccacgagcagatcccctactcgcttccaaatcctcaccagagcatccatcttgaggatttgggtttctggggctATCGCTTCTCGATAAATTGCTAATTCCACGAGCAGTGACGAggggttggaccttctacacttaaacccctcttaactCAGTAActattcatatgactcgccgagtttgaagaacaactcgtcgagttccaagcaatcttcataggactcgtcgagttgttcatccaactcgccgagtctaagaccatcttcatagaactcgtcaagttccactttgggactcagcgagtcccttcgacccacttcccatacagaccaaatctgagacatgcaacgcttccaaaccataTATCTGTGTTCCTAGggtatgcttatcacgtaaagttgcaaactttacgtgcatgcatggccctataagctcaaaaaggcaaatccaagctctttatgaggtcaaacacttaatagggacctcaatcacttcaaccacaaaaactttacacttctaagatgtccataaggcccagatctgaagtcctttcagaacatagagcataaacacatagagtttgaggttttagggcttaaaaaccacaaattagggacaaaaaggggatccaatgaactagagatcaaggtaggaacttttctacctgaatggaagcctttcacagagtagatttcggatctacttcccctccttgcaccCTTCAACCTTCTTCGtctcttctaagctccaaacttccttcacaaagccaaaatcactcacaagaacaatatgggggctagggtttcgttctacagctcttctggaagtgttaggggcaagggaggccgagttagagtgtttaaatagggtgcacactcctagattagggttttgtccacaCAACAGCTTACTCGCCGAATCCGAGacccgacttggcgagtccacaaCTTAGACCCCGTGCCCCTTCCCGCTTCTTCTAGGCGAGTCGatcctttgactcgccgagtccaaggccaagatGCAAAATGCACAAGGAATTAAAtagagaatacgtaccaagaaccaggtgctacatgaaACCTATCCTTGATCATCTTATCCAATTGGATCTTGAACTACAACATGTTCTTCACCTTCTTGACCTTCACCCTGTCCTTGAACTTTAACTATAACCTATGCTTCAACTTGATCTACAACCGCAACCTGGTCTTCACCTTCTTGGCCTTTAACCTGTCCTTGAACTTCAACTTCAACCTGCTCTTCAACCCCTCCAACTACACCTTGACCCTATCCTTGAACTTCAATTTGTACCTCAGGTTGGCCTACATCTTCATATCTATGATTATCATATTCAAAATCAACTTCATAAGACTCCACCTTTGTAACGCTCGTTTCAGGTATCAATTACTTTTcaggattttagggttttagacgggaactcgacgagttggggagctccaactcgtcgagtatagatCATTTTggacgcgttgtgacaaggaaggtatccacaacccttataaggagtgtttagttctccttccaagccgatgtgggatcaggtctaacccaccttcaccccccattatagggttcgatgtccccgtcgaacacatcgacccgtgccctagctttgataccatttgtaacatccccctctggcacgtatcacaatattgtccgctttgggccactcggcatgatgacttcccagggggtcacccatcctggtactactcccgcccgagcacgcttaactgcagagttcttatgggatctgctgccctcacggctttaaaacgcgttgtgacaaggaaggtatccacaccccttataatgagtgtttagttctccttccaagccgatgtgggatcaggtctaacccaccttcacccccccattatagggttcgacgtccccgtcgaacacatcgacccgagccctggtttgagggattcggacacaccttcaggggtgtctgaactcaaatagagggattaaaggattttataaaagaaaatgttttctaaaaactgagaaaagagtttcgagaaagaacgaagtgtgtgatgtgcgcgaccggccgagctcaagtaagtattccccaaagtacccatacaagtttatgttatgtttctcagcttttgtagaacagcatgctagaataggactaaggatctaggagtgatgccttatgtgcctgctttatgtgttcaattgtatgaaaattacatgctagtatcgagtagatagcagtagggtagcctgtttaggttatgcctgatagtgcgAGTTTAGCGCTgtgtgctagttcagtttctctctatgagagcgGAGTTGCTTGAGGTTGTTTctcttgtctgaatgttgcttgcttcgtgctatgtgggactctgaataatgggaattAGACACTAGGcaaatacgtcacgtcacatgtgatcagggttgaataatcttagagtatcggatttgatcctactgcacagctcttgtttgagtccaaccgttgtagggatgagtcgggtactcgaaggattatctgagcctcgtcatgtgtgatggtatttgggtaatggctaattggcattacaaggaggtctacagcagctgaggactggatcgagtagagtcggagatttccctagggcgagcctaggatgagtatagtagtgatcagccatagtgaaagggatctggtggagtcgaggcagtccttgaagaaggtacggatagatgtggaaggtagtatgggcccgtactactgaaagcagaggatccgtacccaaaccaaggaaggccaagataagaccagggaacttgtgagtagcagtgatccctcaggaagtatcaatatcactaatgattgtattATGTGTTGcaaaatggtggtacttcgatcgaggccggtagatggcggttcaggagaggggtcaggttcgggatcaggttccgagccggtagatgagggactacgcgagttcatcgcatcagagatcaccagaggcatccttgagtcgacccccgttctctttgggtcgatcaaggaggggatcatggagTTGGTGGAGGATCGCatgcgggcattcaggagtgatttggcatctagccagtcgggatctcgcacactgtccttcaaggacttcaggggcagtggtgcgccagatttccacggggtgaaagaccccattgctgccaggtgatggattgcagacatcgagtctgcacagttgactagcttctaccccgaggggtcgaaggtgaggtatgcagcagggtgtttacgggatcgagcccgggattggtgggagtcagtgggtgactcgttgggatcTGCAgccatcgaggctatgacctggtcggactttgtgaccaggttcagggcagagtttgcgccggctgtcgagcttcagcagctggccagggagtttctagacgtgagacagacgacggagactgtggcggagatcaccgccaagttccgggagagggctttgttggtgccccagtatgctggtgacgaggatatgaggaggacccgttatcatgatatgctacgagctgacatccgggagcatgttagcttttcttcttgccctaccttggactctatgattgccagggcgagggagagggagatagatttggagcacatctggAAACAGAAatcagaggagggacagacaggaggggcttcggggaagaagcccaagggatcagatggtaggccgaaagtccagtcaggaccgagccgctgcaggaaatgcggcatgccgcacgagggggcgtgcaggatgggatcatcaggctgctacaagtgcggcaagtctggga includes these proteins:
- the LOC111914840 gene encoding uncharacterized protein LOC111914840, translating into MRNSDHFLENNSKRLRSDLHLSNSLLSVVNKPKPTISSSASLHINTFGIPLVSKTTGLSVDLIHLQPTLLYTIGRDRRLCDFSLDHRQVSKQHCQIYFDAYNKKVFVVDGVSFLSSEEFSKVRVSLNGVFVDGARVGNGEIKEVSAGSVVSFICANEGVCNSIRIGFSVERIIFMEEVIHGNSSNSRNDLFPEIFIGKSVDSKLANAGLLSSKCREILSSDDPLLYIRECFPNPFKLRAKHVSRNRVKRNSCITPANFLSHPSCVAHGVYSCEGLNTTDNKTTCLSKVEHSNLDTSCRNSFIASEMNVELQHCIVNGGHLQQPVNARFPLGECISNNKPSDIYTCEENIIQSEQKKKGVCAPPPGNKFYLNRLHFMGDDQLSEVNVTLPELLHPVETLERVFIATFTSDLSWFLSYCEIPAQLPISIACHNSGRCWSSSPDKRTLKPYSDFPNLVVIYPQFPEVISFSTDRKKFGIACHHPKLFVLQRDDSMRVIITSANLVAKQWLRVTNTVWFQDFPRGNVLDYKSLFCQSSSEEVNQDSKSDFAAQLAGFMATLLIGAPDQSHWILELGKFDFSNAAGHLVASVPGIYSPKHPYISESLHYLTGDCCMPRTLRCMLLGSVEASVVGISHLYRTSADSNGTLLKKLASALQKRHVSAYGMVEVVLRRNVNIAADSNAVSVAVSESDKGGCIQIGFLPRDVAKWVAPLSDAGWFAFSAYVYPKQVLACALEGSNNKVHLILYVYQGPKFLNISNIESPALASAICSLVASIQRCSGLWRLHEILGHYKWPEHCETDFTFGASSVGSINAQFLAAFSAATGKRSLRLSETEETDPDWGCWSASQELRNPSIRIIFPTIERVKMSSCGLLASKYILCFTQKSWDRLRHLGILDDAVPDHVDRVGHPMHVKVGRRRFHTKGCSFGWVYSGSHNFSAAAWGRPLQSSHDDTGLRNKSVLGSRLHICNYEFGIVFIVTPPSESESDNNNFEKNLDDITLPFAVPAPRYRSMDTPATKLAMSKAYAELCKQERQKIIETLDTEEEIEDEEEEEIPNVVIEEKDDDKAYADKLWCS